CCGGACAGACACCGTGTGGCGCGCCCCCGTCGTCGCCGCGGTCGTCGCCGGCGGCCTCGTCACCCTGACGGCGTTCGTCGCGCTCGGGATCATCGACTGGATTCGACTGAACCTCGCAGACATCCCGGCGGCCGACGCCATCGGCGCGTACCTCCCGGTCGACCCGTTCGTGCTGACCGTCGTCGTCTCCACGGTCGCCGGCGCCGCGGCGGTCGTCGCCCTGGGCGTACCCGCCACGCGGACGCTCGCCGGGTTCGCTGAGTTGCTCCCGCCGCTCGGGCGCGGGCCTGGCGACCCGCCGCTCGCGTCGCTCGTAGGGGTGTACGGCGTCGCCGCTGCGCTCGCGGTCGCCGACCTCGTCGCCCCGGCGCTGTACGTCGCGGTGCCCGGACTCGCGCTGTCGTACCTCGCGGTCGCCGTCACGGTCGTCGCGATGCCCACGCGTCGTCCCGACCTGTGGGCGGCGTGTACCGCCCGCCCGTCGGGTCGTGCGGGGCGTCTCGCGCTCGGTGGCGCGGTCGCGGTCGCGGCTACCCTGCTCGGCGCCGCACTCGCGAGCGACCCGGCGACGACGCTCGGCCTGACGCTCCACCGCGTGTCGCTGGCGGTGTTCGAGTTCGAACTCGTGTCGGACCCGCTCGGGGGGCACGTCCCCGCGCTCGTCGTCTGGGAACTGGTCGGCCTCGGCCTGTTCGTCGTCCTGCGGGACTACCGCGCGTCGACGGGCGTCGACCTCTCGCCGCTCGACCCGCCGGCGGGGTCGACCGTCGCCGACGAGGGGAGCGACGACGACGGCGCTGGCGAGGCCGACCCGCCCGCCGGCGACGACCCCGAGCGCGCCGTCGAACCGTAACTCCGAACCCCGTCGGCCCCCTCCCTGGACCCAATGGAATCCGGGGCCATCCCGCTCGAGTCGGTCGGACCGTTCGACCTGCAGGCGACGGTCGAGAGCGGGCAGACGTACCTCTGGGACCGCGCCGACGGGAACATGTACGAGACGATGTCAGCCCACGGCGGCGACCACTGGTACGAGACGGTCGTGCCGCCGCTGGAGGGGGTGAGCGACGAGCGCGCGGTCGTCCGCGTGCGCCAGACCGACGACCGACTGGAGTGGGAGTCGACGACCGACGCGGTGCCGCTGTTGACGCACCTGTTGCGACTCGACGACGACCTCGACGCCATCCTCGACGCGACGCCCGACCTGCCCCTCCTGGAGCGCGCGTACGACGCGTACCGCGGGATGCGTCTCGTGCGCGACCCGCCGTTCGCCTGTCTGGTGTCGTTCATCTGCTCGGCGCAGATGCGCGTCAGCCGGATTCACGGGATGCAGATGGCGATGGCCGAGTCGTTCGGCGACGCGGTGTCGGTGGGCGGGCGCACGTTCCACGCGTTCCCGACCCCCGAGCAGTTGGCCGCGCGCAGCGAGGACGACCTGCGCGACCTCTCGCTGGGCTATCGCGCACCGTACGTCCAGCGGACCGCGGAGATGGTCGCCGGAGGCGAGGCCGACCCTGCCGACGTTCGTGGGATGGCGTACGAGGACGCCCGCGAGTACCTCACCCGCTTCGTCGGCGTCGGCGACAAGGTGGCCGACTGCGTCCTGCTGTTCTCGCTGGACTTCCTCGAAGCCGTCCCGCTGGACACGTGGATCAAGACCGCCATCGCCGACTACTACCCCGAGTGCGACGCCGGCGGCTACGCCGAGACGAGTCGTGCGATCCGCGAGCGATTCGGCGGCGAGTACGCCGGCTACGCCCAGACGTACGTGTTCTACTACCTCCGCGCCGGCGGGGAGTGAGCGCCCGCGCCAGCCGCCGCGGCCCGCTGGCACGAACAGCCCTCGACGCCCGCTCGTGACACTTCAGCCGAAGCTTCATACGCCGCGGAGTGGTACTAATACACATGGACTGTAGGGTCGTCGTCGAGGCCGCGGTGCCGGTGTACGACGT
The DNA window shown above is from Halobaculum marinum and carries:
- a CDS encoding DNA-3-methyladenine glycosylase family protein codes for the protein MESGAIPLESVGPFDLQATVESGQTYLWDRADGNMYETMSAHGGDHWYETVVPPLEGVSDERAVVRVRQTDDRLEWESTTDAVPLLTHLLRLDDDLDAILDATPDLPLLERAYDAYRGMRLVRDPPFACLVSFICSAQMRVSRIHGMQMAMAESFGDAVSVGGRTFHAFPTPEQLAARSEDDLRDLSLGYRAPYVQRTAEMVAGGEADPADVRGMAYEDAREYLTRFVGVGDKVADCVLLFSLDFLEAVPLDTWIKTAIADYYPECDAGGYAETSRAIRERFGGEYAGYAQTYVFYYLRAGGE